Proteins encoded together in one Rhizobium bangladeshense window:
- a CDS encoding carbonic anhydrase, whose translation MQRFPNTLLNGYRNFMNGRYADARDRYRQLAENGQSPSTLVIACSDSRAAPELIFDAGPGELFVVRNVANMVPPYEPDGNFHSTSAALEFAVQALKVSDIVVMGHGRCGGIRAALDPNAEPLSPGDFIGRWMSLVKPAAEQIQSNDVMTAAERQTALERVSIRNSIDNLRSFPNIKALEEAGNLHLHGAWFDISTGELWVMDADTRDFIRPEIQG comes from the coding sequence ATGCAGCGTTTTCCAAACACTCTTCTGAACGGTTATCGCAACTTCATGAACGGGCGTTATGCCGACGCCCGCGACAGGTATCGGCAACTTGCCGAAAACGGTCAGAGTCCCAGCACGCTGGTCATTGCCTGTTCGGACTCGCGTGCGGCTCCCGAGCTGATCTTCGATGCCGGCCCGGGCGAGCTTTTCGTCGTCCGCAATGTAGCCAATATGGTGCCGCCCTATGAGCCGGACGGCAATTTCCATTCGACATCGGCCGCTCTCGAATTTGCCGTGCAGGCGCTGAAGGTTTCGGATATCGTGGTGATGGGCCATGGCCGCTGCGGGGGGATCCGTGCGGCACTTGATCCGAATGCCGAGCCGTTGTCACCCGGCGATTTCATCGGACGGTGGATGTCGCTGGTCAAACCGGCAGCCGAGCAGATCCAGAGCAATGACGTGATGACCGCGGCCGAGCGGCAAACTGCGCTCGAGCGTGTCTCCATCCGCAACTCGATCGACAATCTCAGAAGCTTTCCGAATATCAAGGCGCTCGAAGAAGCGGGAAATCTTCATCTTCATGGCGCCTGGTTCGACATTTCGACGGGTGAACTCTGGGTGATGGACGCCGATACCCGTGACTTCATTCGCCCGGAAATCCAGGGATAG
- the pdxY gene encoding pyridoxal kinase PdxY, with protein MSENAAGAVIVISSHVVRGSVGNRAAVFALETLGHPVWALPTVVLPWHPGHGRSTRLTFAEADFDAAIDDLIRAPWIGEVRAVLSGYFGNAAQARSVARLIAALRQNNPELLYVCDPVMGDLGGLYVPEATAEAIRDHLIPLASLATPNRYELAWLSGAALDDNSAIMEAALALGPSRMLVTSAVPMMAGGTGNLYLSGRHALLAEHRVVENPPNGLGDLLAAVFLSRLLSGLEDEKALQLATASVFEVLARAVKRGSNELMLASDASSLSTPMAMVQMRRLVHPAQRRKN; from the coding sequence ATGTCGGAAAATGCAGCGGGAGCAGTCATTGTTATTTCCAGCCATGTCGTGCGCGGCTCGGTTGGGAACCGGGCGGCGGTGTTTGCGCTGGAGACGCTCGGCCATCCGGTCTGGGCGCTGCCGACCGTCGTTCTACCCTGGCATCCCGGCCATGGCCGTTCGACGCGGCTGACATTTGCCGAAGCGGACTTCGACGCGGCGATCGACGATCTGATCCGCGCGCCGTGGATCGGTGAAGTGAGGGCGGTGCTTTCGGGCTATTTCGGCAATGCCGCCCAGGCACGCTCCGTCGCCCGGCTGATCGCTGCGCTCCGGCAGAACAATCCCGAACTGCTTTATGTCTGTGACCCTGTCATGGGCGATCTCGGCGGCCTCTACGTGCCCGAAGCGACGGCGGAGGCCATTCGCGATCATCTCATCCCGCTGGCTTCGCTCGCGACGCCGAATCGGTACGAGCTCGCCTGGCTGTCGGGAGCAGCGCTCGACGACAACAGCGCAATCATGGAGGCGGCACTGGCGCTCGGACCGTCGCGTATGCTCGTCACCTCGGCGGTGCCCATGATGGCAGGCGGCACCGGCAATCTCTACCTTTCCGGCCGTCACGCGCTGCTTGCCGAGCACCGCGTCGTCGAGAACCCGCCGAATGGCCTCGGCGATCTGCTGGCCGCCGTTTTTCTGTCGCGCCTGCTGTCAGGCCTCGAGGATGAAAAGGCATTGCAGCTTGCCACAGCCAGCGTGTTCGAAGTTCTTGCACGTGCGGTCAAGCGCGGCAGCAATGAGTTGATGCTGGCAAGCGATGCGTCCAGTCTTTCGACGCCAATGGCCATGGTGCAGATGCGCCGGTTGGTGCACCCCGCGCAACGGCGGAAAAATTGA
- a CDS encoding NAD-glutamate dehydrogenase produces MAARNNPKREKQIETARKIAEAVSEPHLDPEILFGRASNDDLELYAPDMLARAAVHSAKELAAWNGKAPRVSIDTIAEVTPGGTAVSVLSVTDHNMPFLYESVMGEVTSTYRDLFMAVHPILVMEKGKAPALYSADHPSDPATRVSHIQLHIAPLNSAQAADLVKRVQTVLEHVRLSVSDWKPMLAKLDGVIAELSANGAGRRKAEHAEAVAFLTWLRDENFTFLGMREYVYSGKGADAKVERDKGAGLGILSNPDVLVLRTGKDAVTTTPEILAFLDGPDFLIVTKANVKSIVHRRAYMDYVGVKRFDAQGNVTGELRIVGLFTSTAYTSLASEIPLLRSKIEKVKEHFGFDPMSHSGRMLDNTLESYPRDDLFQIDTTLLASFAEQINDLADRPRVRVLPRIDHFDRFVSVIVYVPREEYDSIVRERIGTYLKTVYDGRVSAYYPAFPEGGVARVHFIIGRSGGKTPRIPQAKLEQTIREITARWDDRFEALAGPKSPKLSVDQAFQDSFTPEETVADLADIGACAAGEPLRIQFYHRQEAQGPILSLKIFHAGGQLALSRRVPLLENLGFNVVSERTFDIGVRTADGETKLVVLHDMELETRNGGDIDLHRYGAALEEAFVAAFAGTIDNDSFNRLILSAGLSAREANVLRAYARYLRQAGIAYSQDYIATTLDKYPGVAAAIFRLFHDTLDPKLSDKARVRKIADLHQAIEADLADVPSLDDDRILRRYVNIVDATLRTNYFQKNPDGSPKAMLAFKLDPNLVDGLPQPKPFREMFVYGVEVEGVHLRFGKVARGGLRWSDRAEDYRTEVLGLVKAQQVKNAVIVPVGAKGGFYPKKLPANGSRDEIFNAGREAYKTYIRTLLSITDNISGAEIVPPKDTIRLDGDDPYFVVAADKGTATFSDTANALAQEAGFWLDDAFASGGSAGYDHKKMGITARGAWETVKRHFREMDVDIQTTPFTVAGVGDMSGDVFGNGMLLSPKIRLVAAFDHRDIIIDPDPDMEKTLAERRRLFDLPRSSWQDFDRNALSKGAMIISRAAKSVTLTPEAIATIGIDKAVATPFEIMTAILKSPVDLLWFGGIGTYVKAASETDTEVGDRSNDPIRITAAEVRAKVIGEGANLGVTQKGRIAYGLRGGRCNSDAIDNSAGVNTSDVEVNIKIALAAAMHDGRLTRAKRDQLLSSMTAEVAALVLRNNYLQSLAISLTERKGTANGLELARFMSVLETAGQLNRKVETLPDEQTLAERYTAGNPLTRPEIGVLLSYAKIVLFDALAASDLPDDPYFAATLSNYFPVKMQKSNAGDIASHRLRREIIATVLANEAINRGGPSFIVAMMDATAASAPEVVRAAIVARDGFDLTRLWADTDALDGKIPGEVQNRIYEEISHSFTVLTRLLLKTAMTKADMAEVISRLQAALKKLRPAFAEQAAGDAAARQAEYVEVGVPEKLAAEIANLQSFALVPEIMQIAERTGEPLVRAAENYFAVSKTFRIARLLAAGSRILTSDHYENLALARSIDQIASARRDIVISALCDHGKEKLPVQAWHAQDRVRINRIVEELSSLSDSGDPNLARITVAAGILTDLARDRAR; encoded by the coding sequence ATGGCTGCCAGAAACAATCCGAAACGAGAAAAGCAGATCGAAACTGCGCGCAAGATCGCTGAGGCGGTGAGCGAGCCTCATCTCGATCCGGAAATTCTTTTCGGCCGCGCCAGCAATGATGACCTCGAACTCTATGCGCCCGACATGCTGGCGCGCGCCGCCGTACATTCGGCAAAGGAACTTGCTGCGTGGAACGGCAAGGCGCCCCGCGTCAGCATCGACACAATTGCCGAGGTGACGCCTGGCGGCACCGCCGTCTCGGTGCTGTCGGTGACTGACCACAACATGCCTTTCCTATATGAGTCAGTCATGGGTGAGGTGACGAGCACCTACCGCGATCTCTTCATGGCCGTGCATCCCATTCTCGTCATGGAAAAGGGCAAAGCCCCCGCGCTCTATTCCGCCGACCACCCGAGTGATCCGGCCACGCGCGTCAGCCATATCCAGCTGCATATCGCCCCGCTGAACTCCGCCCAGGCTGCCGATCTCGTCAAACGCGTCCAGACCGTGCTCGAACACGTCCGCCTTTCGGTCTCGGACTGGAAGCCGATGCTTGCCAAGCTCGACGGGGTGATCGCCGAACTTTCGGCCAATGGCGCCGGCCGCAGGAAGGCCGAACATGCCGAAGCGGTTGCCTTCCTGACCTGGCTGCGCGACGAAAATTTCACCTTCCTCGGCATGCGCGAATATGTCTATTCGGGCAAGGGGGCCGACGCCAAGGTCGAGCGGGACAAGGGCGCCGGCCTTGGCATCCTTTCCAACCCCGACGTTCTCGTGCTGCGCACTGGCAAGGACGCCGTGACCACGACGCCGGAGATTCTCGCCTTCCTCGACGGCCCCGACTTTTTGATCGTCACCAAGGCAAACGTAAAGTCGATCGTTCATCGCCGCGCCTATATGGATTATGTTGGCGTCAAACGCTTCGACGCTCAGGGCAATGTCACAGGGGAACTCCGCATCGTCGGCCTCTTCACCTCGACAGCCTATACCTCGCTCGCCTCCGAAATCCCGCTGCTGCGGTCTAAGATCGAAAAGGTGAAGGAGCATTTCGGCTTCGACCCGATGAGCCATTCGGGCCGAATGCTCGATAACACGCTGGAATCCTATCCGCGCGACGACCTTTTCCAGATCGACACGACGCTGCTTGCAAGCTTTGCCGAGCAGATCAACGATCTCGCCGACCGGCCGCGCGTCCGCGTCCTGCCGCGCATCGACCATTTCGACCGCTTCGTCTCGGTGATCGTCTATGTGCCGCGTGAGGAATATGACTCGATCGTGCGCGAGCGGATCGGCACCTATCTGAAGACAGTCTATGACGGTCGTGTCTCCGCCTATTACCCGGCTTTCCCCGAAGGCGGCGTCGCCCGCGTGCATTTCATCATCGGCCGCTCCGGCGGCAAGACGCCGCGCATCCCGCAGGCAAAGCTCGAGCAGACGATCCGCGAAATCACCGCCCGCTGGGACGACCGTTTCGAAGCGCTCGCCGGACCCAAGTCGCCCAAACTATCGGTCGATCAAGCCTTCCAGGATTCTTTTACCCCTGAAGAAACCGTGGCCGACCTTGCCGATATCGGCGCCTGCGCCGCCGGGGAGCCGCTCCGCATCCAGTTTTATCATCGCCAGGAAGCACAAGGGCCTATCCTTTCGCTGAAGATCTTCCACGCCGGCGGTCAACTCGCCCTGTCGCGCCGCGTGCCGCTTCTCGAGAACCTCGGCTTCAATGTCGTCAGCGAACGCACCTTCGACATCGGAGTGCGGACCGCCGATGGCGAAACCAAACTCGTCGTGCTGCACGACATGGAGCTCGAGACCCGCAACGGCGGCGACATCGACCTGCATCGTTATGGCGCGGCGCTCGAGGAAGCCTTCGTCGCCGCCTTCGCCGGCACGATCGACAATGACAGCTTCAACCGGCTGATTCTTTCGGCCGGGCTCTCGGCGCGCGAAGCCAATGTGTTGCGTGCCTATGCCCGTTATCTCCGCCAGGCCGGCATCGCCTATTCGCAGGATTACATCGCAACGACACTGGACAAATATCCTGGTGTGGCCGCCGCCATCTTCCGGCTGTTCCACGACACGCTTGATCCTAAGCTTTCCGACAAAGCCCGCGTTAGGAAGATCGCCGACCTGCACCAGGCGATCGAGGCAGACCTTGCAGACGTTCCGAGCCTTGACGACGACCGTATCTTGCGACGCTACGTCAACATCGTCGACGCGACGCTGCGCACCAATTATTTTCAGAAGAACCCCGATGGGTCGCCGAAAGCCATGCTGGCCTTCAAGCTCGATCCGAACCTGGTCGACGGGCTGCCGCAACCGAAACCCTTCCGCGAGATGTTCGTCTACGGCGTCGAGGTGGAAGGCGTGCACCTGCGCTTCGGCAAGGTGGCGCGCGGCGGCCTGCGCTGGTCGGACCGCGCCGAGGATTACCGCACCGAGGTGCTCGGCCTCGTCAAGGCGCAGCAGGTGAAGAACGCCGTTATCGTGCCGGTCGGCGCCAAAGGCGGCTTTTATCCGAAGAAGCTTCCGGCGAACGGCAGCCGCGACGAGATCTTCAATGCCGGCCGCGAAGCTTACAAGACCTATATCCGTACGCTGCTTTCGATCACCGACAATATCTCAGGCGCCGAGATCGTGCCGCCGAAGGATACGATCAGGCTCGACGGCGACGATCCCTATTTCGTCGTCGCCGCCGACAAGGGCACAGCGACCTTTTCCGACACCGCCAATGCTCTGGCGCAGGAGGCAGGCTTCTGGCTGGACGACGCCTTCGCCTCGGGCGGCTCGGCCGGTTACGATCACAAGAAGATGGGCATCACCGCCCGCGGCGCCTGGGAAACCGTGAAACGCCATTTCCGCGAAATGGACGTTGACATCCAGACGACGCCGTTCACCGTCGCGGGCGTCGGCGATATGTCGGGCGACGTCTTCGGCAACGGCATGCTGCTCTCCCCCAAGATCCGGCTCGTCGCCGCCTTCGACCACCGTGACATCATCATCGATCCCGATCCCGACATGGAAAAGACGCTGGCCGAGCGCCGGCGGCTCTTCGACCTGCCACGCTCGAGCTGGCAGGATTTCGACAGAAACGCCCTTTCCAAGGGGGCGATGATCATTTCCCGCGCAGCGAAATCGGTGACCCTGACGCCGGAAGCGATTGCAACGATCGGCATCGACAAAGCTGTGGCCACGCCCTTCGAGATTATGACGGCAATCCTGAAGAGCCCGGTCGACCTGCTCTGGTTCGGCGGCATCGGCACCTATGTGAAAGCTGCCTCCGAAACCGATACCGAGGTCGGCGACCGCAGCAACGACCCAATCCGCATTACGGCGGCGGAGGTGCGCGCCAAGGTGATCGGCGAGGGCGCAAACCTCGGCGTCACCCAGAAGGGCCGCATCGCCTACGGGCTCAGGGGCGGGCGCTGCAATTCCGACGCCATCGACAACTCGGCCGGCGTCAACACCTCGGACGTCGAGGTCAACATCAAGATCGCGCTGGCGGCCGCCATGCATGACGGGCGGCTGACGCGGGCAAAACGAGACCAGCTTCTTTCGTCGATGACCGCCGAAGTGGCGGCGCTCGTCTTGCGCAACAACTATCTCCAGTCGCTGGCGATCTCGCTCACCGAACGCAAGGGCACGGCAAACGGCTTGGAACTCGCCCGCTTTATGAGTGTGCTCGAGACCGCCGGCCAGCTGAACCGCAAGGTCGAGACCTTGCCGGATGAGCAGACGCTGGCTGAACGTTACACGGCTGGCAACCCGCTGACGCGGCCGGAAATTGGCGTGCTGCTGTCCTATGCCAAGATCGTGCTCTTCGATGCGCTCGCCGCAAGCGATCTGCCTGACGACCCCTATTTTGCGGCGACGCTCTCCAATTATTTCCCCGTCAAGATGCAGAAGTCGAACGCCGGCGATATAGCAAGCCATCGGCTGCGGCGGGAAATCATCGCCACCGTGCTTGCCAATGAAGCGATCAACCGCGGCGGGCCGAGCTTCATCGTCGCCATGATGGACGCGACGGCGGCTTCGGCGCCGGAAGTGGTGCGCGCCGCGATCGTCGCACGCGACGGTTTCGACCTCACCCGCCTGTGGGCCGACACGGATGCGCTCGACGGCAAAATACCGGGCGAGGTGCAGAACCGCATCTACGAAGAAATCAGCCACAGCTTTACCGTTCTCACGCGCCTGCTGTTGAAAACCGCGATGACCAAAGCCGATATGGCGGAGGTAATTAGCCGGCTGCAGGCCGCACTGAAGAAATTAAGACCTGCTTTCGCCGAACAGGCCGCCGGCGATGCTGCCGCCCGCCAGGCGGAATATGTCGAGGTGGGCGTGCCCGAAAAGCTTGCGGCCGAAATCGCCAACCTCCAGAGCTTCGCGCTGGTGCCGGAGATCATGCAGATTGCCGAGCGCACCGGCGAGCCGCTGGTGCGCGCAGCCGAGAATTATTTTGCGGTGTCGAAAACCTTTCGGATAGCCCGGCTGCTGGCGGCCGGCAGCCGAATTCTCACCTCCGACCACTACGAAAATCTGGCGCTTGCACGCAGCATCGACCAGATCGCCAGCGCCCGGCGCGACATCGTCATCTCGGCCCTTTGCGACCACGGCAAGGAGAAGCTGCCCGTCCAGGCCTGGCATGCGCAGGATCGCGTTCGCATCAACCGCATCGTCGAGGAGCTTTCCAGCCTGAGCGACAGCGGCGATCCCAATCTTGCGCGCATTACCGTTGCCGCAGGCATCCTCACCGATCTTGCGCGCGACCGGGCGAGGTGA
- a CDS encoding MFS transporter, whose protein sequence is MLNRIDWTGTQPPKATEKGIWGWMFFDWAAQPFFTVVTTFIFGPYFVSRLTDDPVSAQTTWSNMATISSVIIALLSPVLGSIADQSGARKPWIGFFAIIKIASLFCLWFAAPGSPVLYPVIFMILASVSAEFSIVFNDSMMPRLVAKHEVGKLSNTAWGLGYLGGMIVLIAVVTLLAASPESGKTVLGLDPLFGLDPKTGQDARVTGPISAVWYLIFILPMFIFTPDVGRGLPFGAAIRAGLRELRNTLGELRERRGILRFLIARMIYQDGVNGLLILGGVFAAGMFGWATIEIGLYGIILNVVAIFGCLIAGRIDRGVGSKVTVVISLTMLLLATIGIISTGPGYTLFGLMPLPTTDSGGLFGTAAEKAYILYGLLIGLAFGPVQASSRSYLARSVSLEEAGRYFGLYALSGRATSFMATLLFSLATYISGSPRLGMATLVLFLAGGLVLLIRTPYPADRT, encoded by the coding sequence ATGTTGAATCGCATAGACTGGACAGGAACGCAGCCGCCGAAAGCCACGGAGAAGGGCATCTGGGGGTGGATGTTCTTCGATTGGGCGGCCCAGCCTTTCTTCACTGTGGTCACCACCTTCATCTTCGGGCCCTATTTCGTCTCCCGCCTGACGGATGATCCTGTGTCGGCCCAGACGACGTGGAGCAACATGGCGACGATCTCGTCTGTGATCATCGCCCTGCTGTCGCCCGTACTCGGCTCGATCGCCGACCAGTCGGGGGCGCGCAAACCGTGGATCGGCTTCTTCGCGATCATCAAGATCGCCAGCCTGTTCTGCCTGTGGTTTGCAGCCCCGGGTTCGCCTGTCCTTTATCCCGTAATCTTCATGATTCTCGCCTCGGTTTCGGCCGAGTTTTCGATCGTCTTCAATGATTCGATGATGCCGCGGCTGGTCGCCAAGCACGAGGTGGGCAAGCTCTCCAACACCGCCTGGGGGCTTGGCTATCTCGGCGGCATGATCGTGCTGATTGCCGTCGTCACGCTTTTGGCGGCAAGCCCGGAAAGCGGCAAGACCGTTCTCGGCTTGGACCCGCTTTTCGGCCTCGACCCCAAGACCGGCCAGGACGCGCGCGTTACCGGGCCGATCTCGGCCGTCTGGTATCTGATTTTCATCCTGCCGATGTTCATCTTCACACCCGATGTCGGCAGAGGCCTGCCATTCGGCGCCGCCATTCGCGCCGGCCTGCGGGAACTGAGAAACACGCTCGGCGAACTCAGAGAACGCCGCGGCATCCTGAGATTCCTCATCGCCCGCATGATCTATCAGGACGGCGTCAACGGCCTGTTGATCCTCGGAGGCGTTTTCGCCGCCGGCATGTTCGGCTGGGCGACGATCGAGATCGGTCTCTACGGCATCATCCTGAACGTCGTCGCGATCTTCGGCTGCCTGATCGCCGGACGGATCGACAGGGGCGTCGGTTCCAAGGTGACCGTCGTCATCAGCCTCACCATGCTGCTTCTCGCCACCATCGGCATCATCTCGACCGGGCCGGGTTACACCCTGTTTGGTTTGATGCCGCTGCCGACGACCGATTCCGGCGGCCTCTTCGGCACCGCCGCCGAAAAGGCCTATATCCTTTATGGCCTGCTGATCGGGCTCGCCTTCGGGCCGGTGCAGGCCTCGTCGCGCTCTTATCTCGCGCGCAGCGTCAGCCTTGAGGAAGCTGGCCGCTATTTCGGCCTCTACGCACTTTCAGGACGCGCCACGAGCTTCATGGCGACGCTGCTCTTCTCGCTGGCGACCTATATCAGCGGCTCACCGCGGCTCGGAATGGCAACGCTGGTCCTGTTTCTCGCCGGCGGGCTGGTGCTGCTGATCCGCACGCCCTATCCGGCCGATCGGACCTGA
- the purH gene encoding bifunctional phosphoribosylaminoimidazolecarboxamide formyltransferase/IMP cyclohydrolase: MAVISKKIPAPDKVEIRTALLSVFDKTGIVELAQTLSERGVRLLSTGGTYKAIAAAGLDVTDVSEITGFPEIMDGRVKTLHPTVHGGLLAIRDDGEHQEAMKKHGIEGIDLAVINLYPFEEVRAAGGDYPTTVENIDIGGPAMIRASAKNHAYVTILTDPDDYAEFKEQLSADDGKTAYAFRQRMAAKAYARTAAYDAAISNWFAEALAIDTPRHRVIGGVLKEEMRYGENPHQKAAFYVTGEKRPGVSTAVLLQGKQLSYNNINDTDAAYELVAEFLPEKAPACAIIKHANPCGVATGSSLMEAYQRALACDSVSAFGGIIALNRVLDAETAEEIVKLFTEVIIAPDVTEEAKAIVARKPNLRLLSAGGLPDPRAAGLTAKTVSGGLLVQSRDNGMVEDLELKVVTKRAPTAQELDDMKFAFKVGKHVKSNAVVYAKDGQTTGIGAGQMSRVDSARIAALKAEEAAKALGLAVPMTHGSAVASEAFLPFADGLLSMIAAGATAVIQPGGSMRDQEVIDAANEHGIAMVFTGMRHFRH; encoded by the coding sequence ATGGCCGTCATTTCCAAGAAGATCCCCGCCCCCGACAAGGTCGAAATCAGGACCGCTCTCCTCTCCGTCTTCGACAAGACCGGCATCGTCGAGCTCGCCCAGACATTGTCTGAAAGAGGCGTGCGTCTGCTGTCGACCGGCGGCACCTACAAGGCGATCGCCGCGGCCGGGCTTGATGTCACCGATGTTTCCGAGATCACCGGTTTTCCTGAGATCATGGATGGGCGCGTCAAGACGCTGCATCCGACGGTGCATGGCGGCCTGCTGGCGATCCGCGACGATGGCGAACACCAGGAGGCGATGAAAAAGCACGGCATCGAGGGCATCGATCTTGCCGTCATCAACCTCTACCCATTCGAGGAGGTGCGGGCGGCCGGTGGCGATTACCCGACGACCGTCGAGAATATCGACATCGGCGGTCCGGCGATGATCCGTGCATCGGCCAAGAACCATGCCTATGTAACCATCCTGACCGATCCCGACGATTATGCCGAGTTCAAGGAGCAGCTTTCGGCAGATGATGGCAAGACGGCCTATGCCTTCCGCCAGCGCATGGCCGCCAAAGCCTATGCGCGTACCGCGGCCTATGATGCTGCGATTTCCAACTGGTTTGCCGAAGCCCTGGCGATCGACACACCGCGCCACCGCGTCATAGGCGGCGTGCTGAAGGAAGAAATGCGTTACGGCGAGAATCCGCATCAGAAGGCTGCCTTCTATGTCACGGGCGAGAAGCGCCCGGGAGTTTCGACAGCCGTCCTTCTCCAGGGCAAGCAGCTCTCCTATAACAATATCAACGACACCGATGCCGCCTACGAGCTCGTTGCCGAATTCCTGCCGGAAAAGGCGCCCGCCTGCGCTATCATCAAACATGCCAATCCCTGCGGCGTCGCTACCGGTTCGAGCCTGATGGAAGCCTATCAGCGGGCGTTGGCCTGCGATTCCGTTTCCGCCTTCGGCGGCATTATCGCGCTCAACCGTGTCTTGGATGCCGAAACGGCCGAGGAGATCGTCAAGCTCTTCACCGAAGTGATCATCGCCCCTGATGTCACCGAAGAGGCAAAGGCGATCGTGGCCCGTAAGCCGAACCTGCGGCTTCTGTCCGCAGGCGGCCTGCCCGACCCGCGTGCTGCGGGTTTGACGGCGAAAACCGTTTCCGGCGGCCTCCTGGTCCAGAGCCGCGACAACGGCATGGTCGAGGATCTGGAGCTCAAGGTCGTCACCAAGCGCGCGCCGACGGCGCAGGAGCTTGATGATATGAAGTTTGCCTTCAAAGTCGGCAAACATGTCAAATCGAACGCCGTGGTCTATGCCAAGGACGGCCAGACGACCGGGATCGGCGCCGGGCAAATGAGCCGGGTGGATTCCGCCCGCATCGCCGCGCTGAAGGCCGAAGAGGCCGCCAAGGCGCTCGGCCTCGCGGTGCCGATGACGCATGGTTCGGCGGTTGCTTCCGAGGCCTTCCTGCCGTTTGCCGATGGTCTTCTGTCGATGATCGCCGCAGGGGCGACGGCGGTTATCCAGCCGGGAGGCTCGATGCGCGACCAAGAGGTGATCGATGCCGCAAACGAACACGGCATTGCCATGGTCTTCACCGGCATGCGCCATTTCCGGCACTGA
- a CDS encoding heparinase II/III family protein has protein sequence MQSGRRFASMYVREAWRRALRRVALLRLKLIRPSIKPPERLIVAPTDLRSIDPHVADEILNGRFLLAGRMLETDGKSPFTFTLPSRPFAIRLHSFGWLRHMRAHKTERSSAAARAIVDSWLSIHAGRVEGIAWETDVTAQRVIAWLSHSPVVLQNADRGFYRRFMKSLAFQVRFLHRMAPYTLGGLELFRLRIALAMASVAMPARPSTLRRAAQALDRQFDSQILPDGGHISRNPRVGLELLLDLLPLRQTYVNLGHDLPQKLISGIDRMYPALRFFRHQDGDLALFNGATSTLANELMSVLRYDETAGQPFKALPQSRYQRLSGGKTVIIADTGTPPSGGALRTAHAGSLSFEMSSGRHRFIVNSGSPKFAGHRYVQMARTTAAHSTVILNDTSSSRFSHSPFLDHAITEPVKTVTVERVETEDGRDSIKLSHDGYLRTFGVLHERELTLNAAGSMVTGHDRLIRREGYERGEPLKAVARFHIHPSIVLQQSDGESVLLTAPDGESWLFSAPGNEVLISEDIFFADSSGICGSDQIEIDFDLAGKTEIRWFLSRKA, from the coding sequence ATGCAGTCCGGTCGGCGTTTTGCGAGCATGTATGTTCGGGAGGCTTGGCGGCGCGCCTTGCGCCGCGTCGCGCTGCTGCGCCTGAAGCTCATTCGCCCTTCGATCAAGCCGCCCGAGCGTCTGATCGTCGCCCCGACCGATCTTCGCAGCATTGATCCACATGTAGCCGACGAGATCCTTAACGGACGTTTCCTCCTGGCCGGCCGCATGCTGGAAACGGACGGCAAATCGCCCTTCACCTTCACCTTACCCTCTCGGCCCTTTGCTATCCGCCTGCACAGCTTCGGCTGGCTGCGACACATGCGGGCGCACAAGACGGAACGCAGCTCGGCGGCCGCCCGCGCGATCGTCGACAGCTGGCTTTCCATCCATGCCGGCCGTGTGGAAGGAATTGCCTGGGAGACGGACGTCACGGCCCAGCGAGTCATCGCCTGGCTGTCGCATTCGCCGGTCGTGCTGCAGAACGCCGATCGCGGCTTTTATCGCCGCTTCATGAAGTCGCTTGCTTTTCAGGTCAGGTTCCTGCATCGCATGGCGCCCTATACGCTCGGTGGCCTGGAGCTGTTTCGGCTGCGCATCGCGCTCGCCATGGCCTCTGTCGCCATGCCGGCCCGACCATCTACGCTTCGAAGAGCGGCACAGGCGCTCGACCGCCAATTCGATAGCCAGATTCTCCCGGATGGCGGTCATATCTCGCGCAATCCGCGCGTCGGCTTGGAACTGCTGCTCGACCTGCTGCCATTGCGGCAGACTTACGTCAATCTCGGCCATGATCTGCCGCAGAAGCTGATTTCGGGCATCGACCGCATGTATCCGGCTTTGCGGTTCTTCCGCCATCAGGACGGGGACCTGGCGCTCTTCAACGGCGCGACCTCGACGCTCGCCAATGAGCTGATGTCGGTGCTCAGATATGACGAGACCGCTGGCCAGCCATTCAAGGCTTTGCCGCAGTCACGCTATCAGCGGCTTTCCGGGGGCAAGACGGTCATCATCGCCGATACCGGCACGCCGCCTTCGGGCGGCGCGCTGCGCACCGCGCATGCCGGGAGCCTGTCCTTCGAGATGTCGTCGGGCCGCCATCGCTTCATCGTCAATTCCGGCTCGCCGAAATTTGCCGGACACCGTTATGTCCAGATGGCGCGCACGACCGCGGCGCATTCGACCGTCATCCTCAACGACACGTCGTCCAGCCGTTTTTCACACTCGCCTTTCCTCGATCATGCAATCACCGAACCGGTGAAAACCGTCACCGTCGAACGTGTCGAAACGGAGGATGGGCGCGACAGCATCAAGCTCAGCCATGACGGTTATCTCAGGACGTTCGGCGTGCTGCACGAGCGAGAGCTGACGCTCAATGCGGCAGGTTCGATGGTGACAGGCCACGACCGGCTCATCCGGCGTGAAGGATACGAACGCGGCGAGCCGCTGAAGGCCGTCGCCCGTTTTCATATTCATCCCTCCATCGTTCTGCAGCAGAGCGATGGAGAATCCGTGCTGCTGACGGCGCCGGACGGCGAAAGCTGGCTGTTTTCCGCGCCCGGCAACGAAGTGCTGATTTCCGAGGACATCTTCTTCGCCGACAGCTCCGGCATCTGCGGCTCTGACCAGATCGAGATCGATTTCGATCTGGCCGGGAAGACGGAGATCCGCTGGTTCCTGTCCCGTAAAGCTTAG